Proteins encoded in a region of the Rutidosis leptorrhynchoides isolate AG116_Rl617_1_P2 chromosome 9, CSIRO_AGI_Rlap_v1, whole genome shotgun sequence genome:
- the LOC139866544 gene encoding uncharacterized protein, with the protein MHCSLPSSTPSIYSFKTQPNISIHVTLTMENGGLPDHQNWPQPGLLYSDAIRELHATIESDWDSVKQSACQTAAGRALWKHVVHDPLAELFAGESYLKNLYEKIRKDRLNNAREVSGVILAVRTLWFESKLEAAVKSFGGGAQVVLLGAGMDTRAYRLECLKDSDVYEIDFPEVMQMKDTLLQAAIDSLNEPSQLTLTAKSLRRIAADIRDDDWFKKLQGSGFIREKDTVWILEGIIYYLPHSQAMGVLKTIADNCNVTQTVLLADFMNKQSTTLSKSNFHFYSDWPDHLLPSLGFSDVKLSQIGDPDADYGLLHDPLNLFNKLRGLPRSVQTHPDDGTPCCRLYLVQASGAPNQTISRIGSS; encoded by the exons ATGCATTGCTCTCTTCCTTCAAGTACTCCTTCAATTTACTCCTTTAAAACCCAACCAAATATTAGCATCCACGTCACCCTAACCATGGAAAATGGCGGTTTACCTGATCACCAAAACTGGCCACAACCAGGGTTGCTATATAGTGACGCGATCAGGGAGCTTCATGCTACGATCGAAAGTGATTGGGATTCGGTTAAGCAATCGGCTTGTCAGACTGCAGCTGGAAGAGCATTATGGAAACATGTGGTACATGATCCGTTAGCTGAGTTGTTTGCAGGTGAATCGTATTTGAAAAATCTTTATGAGAAGATCAGGAAAGATCGGTTGaacaatgcgagagaagtttcaggGGTGATTCTTGCGGTTAGGACTTTGTGGTTCGAATCGAAGCTCGAAGCTGCGGTTAAGTCGTTTGGTGGTGGAGCTCAAGTGGTTCTTCTTGGTGCAG GAATGGATACAAGGGCATATAGGTTGGAGTGCTTAAAAGATAGTGATGTTTATGAGATAGATTTTCCAGAAGTTATGCAAATGAAAGACACATTACTTCAAGCCGCAATTGACTCGTTAAACGAACCTAGTCAACTAACGCTGACAGCAAAATCACTTAGACGAATCGCAGCAGATATTCGAGACGACGACTGGTTCAAGAAGCTTCAAGGGTCAGGGTTCATACGCGAAAAGGACACAGTGTGGATTCTTGAAGGAATCATCTATTATCTACCTCATTCACAAGCCATGGGTGTTTTGAAGACAATAGCCGATAACTGCAACGTTACGCAGACAGTTTTATTGGCTGATTTCATGAATAAACAGTCAACGACACTGTCGAAATCGAATTTCCATTTCTATAGTGATTGGCCTGATCATTTGCTTCCGTCGCTTGGGTTTTCGGATGTGAAACTTTCACAAATTGGTGATCCGGATGCGGATTATGGTCTGTTACATGATCCGCTTAATCTGTTTAATAAGCTGCGTGGTTTGCCGAGGTCGGTTCAAACGCACCCGGATGATGGAACGCCGTGTTGTCGGTTGTATTTGGTGCAGGCTTCTGGTGCACCCAATCAAACTATTTCGAGAATTGGTTCTTCATGA
- the LOC139867025 gene encoding DUF21 domain-containing protein At1g47330 isoform X2, whose amino-acid sequence MPDVTCCESNFFLYLLVIVGLVVFAGLMAGLTLGLMSLGLVDLEVLIQSGRPKDRIHASKIFPVVKNQHLLLCTLLIGNALAMESLPIFLDKLVPPWAAVLISVTLILMFGEILPQAVCTRYGLTVGATVAPFVRLLLWFFFPIAYPISKVLDWMLGKGHAALLRRAELKTFVDFHGNEAGKGGDLTHDETTIIAGALELTEKTAKDAMTPISKAFSLDLDGTLTLDTLNAIMTMGHSRIPVYSGDRTNIIGIILVKNLLAVDPDDAVPLRKMLLRKVPRVRDSMPLYDILNEFQKGHSHIAVVYKDLNKKSDPLKKSKDSENLHDTDNDNDMKSEGDQQAKRSPPSTPAFKKRHRGCSFCILDLDNNPIPKYPSNEIVVGVITMEDVIEELLQEEILDETDEYVNIHNRIRINMNASQENLLDPYSSGGTAK is encoded by the exons ATGCCTGATGTGACGTGCTGTGAATCGAATTTTTTTCTGTATCTGTTAGTAATCGTAGGTCTAGTAGTATTTGCAGGTTTAATGGCAGGTCTTACGCTTGGACTCATGTCGCTAGGGCTTGTTGACCTCGAAGTCCTAATTCAGTCTGGCCGCCCTAAAGATCGCATTCATGCTT CTAAAATATTCCCTGTGGTAAAGAATCAACATCTACTACTATGTACGCTTTTGATTGGCAACGCGTTAGCAATGGAG TCTCTTCCGATATTTTTGGATAAACTTGTTCCACCATGGGCTGCGGTTCTGATATCTGTAACTCTGATCTTGATGTTTGGAGAG ATATTACCACAAGCAGTTTGTACGCGTTATGGTTTGACTGTTGGAGCAACAGTGGCACCTTTTGTCCGTCTCCTTTTATGGTTTTTCTTCCCTATTGCTTACCCTATCAGCAAG GTACTCGATTGGATGTTGGGTAAGGGACATGCCGCCCTTCTGAGGAGAGCAGAGCTAAAAACTTTTGTCGATTTTCATGGCAATGAG GCTGGAAAAGGAGGAGATCTGACCCATGATGAGACTACTATAATTGCCGGAGCGCTCGAGTTAACTGAAAAAACAGCAAAAGATGCCATGACCCCTATATCGAAGGCGTTTTCCCTTGATCTGGATGGAACTCTTACTTT GGACACTTTAAATGCAATTATGACAATGGGTCATAGCAGAATTCCTGTTTATTCTGGAGACCGCACAAATATTATTGGAATTATCCTG GTTAAGAATCTGTTAGCAGTTGACCCAGACGATGCAGTTCCTCTCAGGAAGATGTTATTAAGGAAGGTTCCTAG GGTCAGGGACAGCATGCCCCTTTATGATATCCTAAATGAATTCCAGAAAGGGCATAGTCATATCGCTGTTGTGTACAAAGATCTGAATAAAAAGAGCGATCCTCTGAAAAAGTCCAAGGATAGCGAGA ATTTGCATGAcactgataatgataatgatatgaagAGTGAAGGAGATCAACAGGCAAAAAGAAGTCCACCTTCAACTCCTGCTTTCAAGAAGAGGCATAGAGGTTGCTCCTTCTGTATACTGGATTTGGACAACAATCCTATTCCTAAATATCCGTCGAATGAAATCGTTGTTGGGGTGATTACTATGGAAGATGTAATTGAAGAGCTTCTTCAG GAGGAGATATTGGACGAAACCGATGAATATGTAAACATCCACAACAG AATAAGGATCAACATGAATGCCTCACAAGAGAACCTTCTTGATCCCTATAGTTCAGGTGGTACAGCAAAATAA
- the LOC139867025 gene encoding DUF21 domain-containing protein At1g47330 isoform X1 — MPDVTCCESNFFLYLLVIVGLVVFAGLMAGLTLGLMSLGLVDLEVLIQSGRPKDRIHASKIFPVVKNQHLLLCTLLIGNALAMESLPIFLDKLVPPWAAVLISVTLILMFGEILPQAVCTRYGLTVGATVAPFVRLLLWFFFPIAYPISKVLDWMLGKGHAALLRRAELKTFVDFHGNEAGKGGDLTHDETTIIAGALELTEKTAKDAMTPISKAFSLDLDGTLTLDTLNAIMTMGHSRIPVYSGDRTNIIGIILVKNLLAVDPDDAVPLRKMLLRKVPRVRDSMPLYDILNEFQKGHSHIAVVYKDLNKKSDPLKKSKDSENTHDVENKSDLHDTDNDNDMKSEGDQQAKRSPPSTPAFKKRHRGCSFCILDLDNNPIPKYPSNEIVVGVITMEDVIEELLQEEILDETDEYVNIHNRIRINMNASQENLLDPYSSGGTAK, encoded by the exons ATGCCTGATGTGACGTGCTGTGAATCGAATTTTTTTCTGTATCTGTTAGTAATCGTAGGTCTAGTAGTATTTGCAGGTTTAATGGCAGGTCTTACGCTTGGACTCATGTCGCTAGGGCTTGTTGACCTCGAAGTCCTAATTCAGTCTGGCCGCCCTAAAGATCGCATTCATGCTT CTAAAATATTCCCTGTGGTAAAGAATCAACATCTACTACTATGTACGCTTTTGATTGGCAACGCGTTAGCAATGGAG TCTCTTCCGATATTTTTGGATAAACTTGTTCCACCATGGGCTGCGGTTCTGATATCTGTAACTCTGATCTTGATGTTTGGAGAG ATATTACCACAAGCAGTTTGTACGCGTTATGGTTTGACTGTTGGAGCAACAGTGGCACCTTTTGTCCGTCTCCTTTTATGGTTTTTCTTCCCTATTGCTTACCCTATCAGCAAG GTACTCGATTGGATGTTGGGTAAGGGACATGCCGCCCTTCTGAGGAGAGCAGAGCTAAAAACTTTTGTCGATTTTCATGGCAATGAG GCTGGAAAAGGAGGAGATCTGACCCATGATGAGACTACTATAATTGCCGGAGCGCTCGAGTTAACTGAAAAAACAGCAAAAGATGCCATGACCCCTATATCGAAGGCGTTTTCCCTTGATCTGGATGGAACTCTTACTTT GGACACTTTAAATGCAATTATGACAATGGGTCATAGCAGAATTCCTGTTTATTCTGGAGACCGCACAAATATTATTGGAATTATCCTG GTTAAGAATCTGTTAGCAGTTGACCCAGACGATGCAGTTCCTCTCAGGAAGATGTTATTAAGGAAGGTTCCTAG GGTCAGGGACAGCATGCCCCTTTATGATATCCTAAATGAATTCCAGAAAGGGCATAGTCATATCGCTGTTGTGTACAAAGATCTGAATAAAAAGAGCGATCCTCTGAAAAAGTCCAAGGATAGCGAGA ATACTCATGATGTAGAAAACAAATCAGATTTGCATGAcactgataatgataatgatatgaagAGTGAAGGAGATCAACAGGCAAAAAGAAGTCCACCTTCAACTCCTGCTTTCAAGAAGAGGCATAGAGGTTGCTCCTTCTGTATACTGGATTTGGACAACAATCCTATTCCTAAATATCCGTCGAATGAAATCGTTGTTGGGGTGATTACTATGGAAGATGTAATTGAAGAGCTTCTTCAG GAGGAGATATTGGACGAAACCGATGAATATGTAAACATCCACAACAG AATAAGGATCAACATGAATGCCTCACAAGAGAACCTTCTTGATCCCTATAGTTCAGGTGGTACAGCAAAATAA